The Oscillatoria sp. FACHB-1407 DNA segment GCATCTCGAATTGGCTATATGTTCTTCGGAACCCCAAGCCAGCGTTCCACTGCTCAACCCCCCAGAGATTTTTATATCTTTTTTCTTCAGCCTTTTAGTGAACTGCCTAAGTTGTCAAAGCCTGAGGCGAGTGATGTCTTCTTTGAGTTAGGTCGTCGGGATGAAACGTTTGATACCGCATTGAACTGGTATGCAGCCGCATTGGATCTGGAAGCTACGAGTTCTGGTAAGGCAAAGGAGACCTATGCATCTAAAGCTGCTGGTTATTTGAGAAACCTGGTGAGGTGGCTGGAAACTAATATTACAACTGCTTTTAAGGTTACTTATCGAGGGCAGACAAAACCACTACCAGAATGGATTAAGGGCAAGCTGACCACGGGAGGAACACGCGCAGGCGTAAGAGATATCGTCAATACAGCCGCTTCCGTGTGTCTCGAAGACCATTTTCGGCAGCTAGCTCCGGATTACCCTGGCTTTTCTGTGCTGATTACAAATGAGAACAGACCCCAAGCTGCTCAAGATGCTCTCCGGTGGATGCGTGGGGCAACTCAAACTAAGCAAGCAACTGCTGTACTAGATGCCCTAGAGCTTTTAGACGGCGATCGCCTAACTCCCTCTCGATCAAAATATACGAACTATATCCTAGAACTATTGCGAAATAAGGGGCAAGGGCAGGTTCTGAATCGATCGGAGTTGATTCAGGATGAATTTGGCATTGAGTTCATGATTCGGTATCGTTTAGAACCTGAATGGATCGTTGTACTACTGGCAGTGTTGGTTTACAACGGAGACGTGGTTCTGTCAGTACCAGGTAAAAAATATGATGCGGGTAATCTGGATAGTTTAATTACGGCTCCTATCAGTGAGCTAGTCAATTTTAAGCATATTGAGCAGCCCAAGGATTGGAATGTACCTGTTCTAAAAGCAGTGTTTGAATTGGTCGGGCTAGAGCCAGGAAAAGCTGTTTTGGTGACTCAAACAGGGACAGAAGCGGAAGCGATCGTTGCTCAGCAGTTTCAACCTCGCCTCTCTGAGCTAGTAGCTCGGATTGTGAATGCCAGACAGCACTTGCCTAACTTAGCAATTTGGGGACAGGCACTGATACCAGACGAGCGTTTAAGAACGGCATATCAGACAACACTTAACGAGACAAAAGCTTTTCTCGAATCGCTTCAAGCATATAATACACCTGCAAAATTAAAGAATCTGAGACTTGATCCATCAGAGTTAGATCGTCAACAAAGGGGGGTAGATACTCTGCGACAGGTTGAGTATCTACTGGAACTGCTGACCAATCTGAGGGAGCCGACGAACTACCTGTCTCAGGCAAGCATGGCATTGCCTGAAAGCCATCCTTGGGTCGTTGATGTGCGTCAGTTTCGCAATCAATTGGTGATGGAATTGCAAGACCCGGAGCACCGAGAAGCTTCAGCTTTCCAACAGAGTACTCGGCAAAAGATTACCGAACTGAAGCGGGAGTATATTCGGACTTATGCCACTTTACACAGCCGTGGACGATTGGGTGTAGCTGAAGCCCGTCAGCGTGCTCGTTTAGTGCAGGACGAGCGGTGGAAAATGCTCTATCGCTTGAAAGAGATTGATGTCATGCCTGTTCAGCAATTGCATGATTATCAACAGCGGTTGAATCGGCTCCAAGAGTGTTCGCAACTGACTGAACAGGACTTGCAAAGCACACCCACTTGCCCTCATTGCCAATTTCGTCCAGCCAGTGAAGACGTTCAGGCACCCGTTAGTTTACGGTTGGAGCAGATGGAAGCGGAATTGGATCAATTGGTTGCTAGCTGGACAAAATCCTTGCTCGATAACCTCAACTCAACCGTAGCTCAAGAAAGTATTCGGCTTCTCCCAGAAGATCAGCAGCACGCTGTTACAGCCTTCGTCGAGTCGGGTGAATTGCCTGATCTCACTCCAGATTTTATCCACGCGCTGCAAGAAGCTCTCTCTGGGCTGGAGAAGGTAGTGGTTCAACTGGAAGAGATGCGCTCGGCGTTGCTAGAGGGTGGCTCTCCAATTACTCCAGAGGAGTTAAAGAATCGTTTCAGGGACTATCTCAATGGCAAAATTCGTGGGTTAGACTCTACCAAGGTCAGGATTGTTTTGGAATAAAGGGGAACGGATGACGGAGTCAGCCAAGCAACTGTCGATTTCTGAACCAGATGAGTCAGCCAAAATTCAGGAACCCGTAGAGTGCTTAGGCAAGACCTTTGAGAACGATGAGGCGCGGCGGGCTTATTTCCTAGAGAAACTGCGGGAGAAGCTAAAAGATCCTGAATTTCGAGCGATCGAAGGGTTTCCCATCGGTGAAGACGAAGACATCTTGGCACTATCTGACCCACCCTACTACACGGCTTGCCCCAATCCCTTTTTAGAAGACTTCATTCGCTGCTACGGCAAGCCTTACGATCCTGAAACCAGCCATTATCACCGTGAACCTTTGGCGGCGGATATCAGCGAAGGCAAAACAGACAGCTTATACACTGCCCATAGCTATCACACCAAGGTGCCGCATAAAGCCATCATGCGCTATATCCTGCACTATACAGAGCCAGGAGATATTGTTTTGGATGGGTTCTCTGGCTCCGGCTTGACGGGTGTTGCGGCGCAAATGTGTGGTTCTCCTGATCAGGAGTTTAAGAGAGAAATTGAAACGGAACGTGAAGCCGCAAACCTCCCACCTGTAAAATGGGGTTCCCGTCGAGCGGTGCTAAATGATATTGGAATTGCTGCCACTTTTATTGGAGCGAATTATAACCTGCCGTTTGATGTAGAGGCATTTGAACGAGAAGCCAAACGTATTCTGAGGGAGCTAAAAGACGAAATTGGCTGGATGTATGAAACGCTTCATACAGATGGAAAAACGAAAGGGCAAATCAATTACACCGTTTGGAGTGAAGTCTTCAGTTGCCCAAACTGTAGTGAACAAATCGTTTTTCTGAAAGAAGCTCTTGATCTCATTACCAAACGAGTTCATGAGACATTTTCATGTCCCCACTGCTCTGCTAGGCTAAACAAAGATAATCTTCAAAGATTCATAGAAACGCTAATTGATCCAGCGACCCATGAACCTTGGCAACGAATTCGCTTAATACCAGTATTAGTTAACTATAGCGTTGGGAAAAACAAGTTTGAGAAGGAAGTTGATAGCTTTGATCTAGAAACCTTAAGAGAAATAGAAAGATTAGAACTTCCATCAACTGTACCAACTAATCGTTTCCCAATCGAGCGTATGTATCATGGCTCACGATTGGCACCGAAAGGCTTCACACATGTCCACCACTTGTTTTTACCTCCGGCTATTCAATCTCTTGGAGTGTTGTGGAAAAAAGCAATTACTTTTAGAGATCCGCGCTTGCGAAATATGCTTTTTTATCTGATAGAGCAAGCGCTTTGGACTATGTCAGTTTGCAATGCTTATCGTCCAACTGGCTTTTCTCAAGTTTCACAATATATGAAGGGTATTTATTATGTCCCTTCACAGCATTCAGAAGTTTCACCTTGGTATGTGTTGAATGGAAAGCTAAATCGGCTGGTCAAAGCGTTTAAGGTTTTTCAAGCAAATACAGCTCACGTAACTGCTAACGCTAGTACTACAGCCAAGCTCAATATTCCCGATAATTCAATCGACTATATCTTTACTGATCCGCCCTTCGGCGAAAATATTTTCTATGCCGACCTTAACCTTTTAGTTGAATCTTGGCATAAAGTCGCAACTAATACTAGAACTGAAGCTATTATTGACAAGCCCAAACAAAAGGATTTATCAGATTACCAACAACTAATGCAGCGTTGCTTTGAGCAATATTATCGGGTGCTAAAGCCTGGTCGCTGGATGACGATGGTGTTCCATAATTCCAAAAATGCGGTCTGGAATGCTATTCAAGAGGCAATGCTATCCGCAGGGTTTGTCGTTTCAACGGTTCGCACCCTGAATAAGCAGCAAGGCTCCTACCGACAAGTCACCAGCAGTGCCCCTAAAGAAGATTTGGTGGTGTCTGCCTATAAACCCAATGGTGGATTAGAGTCTCGCTTCAAGCTGGAAGCAGGCACCGAAGAAGGCGTTTGGGATTTTGTTCGCACTCATTTAGGGCAACTGCCTGTCATGCCGATTCTCAATGACTGTGCAGAACCCGTTTCTGAGCGCACCAGTCAGATGTTATATGACCAAATGGTCGCCTTCCACGTTCAGCGTGGAGTCATGATCCCCCTCTCTGCGGCTGAGTTCTACGCCGGAGTAGAGCAGCGATTTGAGCCGCGAAATGGGATGTACTTTTTGCCAGAACAAGCGTTGGAATACGATCGCAAACGCCATACCGTCCGCGAGTTCCTCCAGCTTGAACTACTTGTTACAGATGAAGAATCCGCTATTCAATGGGTACGCCAACAACTGACCCGGAAACCGCAAACCCTGCAAGAACTCACGCCCAAATTCATGAAAGAAGGGCAGCGTTCCTGGGCAAAGCACGAACGCTTATTTGAACTCCGAGAACTCCTGGAAGACAATTTCCCTTGCTATAAAGGCAATGAGCCAATTCCCCCCCAAATCGTTTCCTGGCTTAAAGAATCCTCCATCTACAGAGAAATTATCAACGGGCTAGAAACCGAACATCTCACTGATGCTGGGTTAGATACTCAAAATTCAGTTTTGCTAAATGCAGCGGTTGAGAGATGGTATGTGCCAAATCCTGATCGAGCTAGAGACTTAGAACTTATTCGCGATCAGAAACTCCTGCGAGAATTTGAGCAATACCGTCAATCAAACCAACGCAAACTCAAGCAATTCCGTACTGAGGCAATTCGCGCAGGTTTCAAGAAGTGCTGGCAGGAACGGACAGAAGAAGGCTATCAAACCATTGTAGACATCGCCCATAAAATCCCCGAAACCATTCTTCAGGAAGACCCAAAACTCTTCCGCTTTTATAACCAAGCTGTGACCCGACTGGGAGGAATCTAATGCTTACTAAATGGAAGCTCTTCAACTTCAAATCAGTTCAAAAAGAGACTGAACTTGCATTAGCCCCCCTCACAATCTTCGCCGGACCCAATAGTAGCGGCAAGAGCACTTGGATTCAATCCATTTTACTGATTAGCCAAACGGTAGCCAGCAAAGTTCAGTCTCCTGCTGCTGTTGTCCTCAATGGCTATCTGACAAAGCTCGGTCAATTTGATGATCTCAAGTCATACGGCAGTGGGGCAAATCAAATTCTTATTGGGTGGGAGTGTGAACCGCGTAAACCTCAATTCTCAAGTCTCTCTGAAGAGTCAGAAATTGGTTTAGCAAGAGCGGTTAGTTTAGGAGATATGCCAGAGAGGATTCTTGGTGAAATATATTTTGATGCTGATTCATCTAATTCAGATAAAGATTTAACTCAACTTCAGCCTCGCTTATTTCAATACACAATGTCCTGCAATAGCAAGGACGAAGACGCTATCAACTCGATCTCTACTTTTTCTGTAGGTCTCCTATCAAAGCCATTAGCTCAAAAAGTTCAAGATTTGAACGTTTCCCCGGCAGATATCGAGGCAGCACGAAGTGCCCTTGAATGTGAAATTAAGCTAAATGAAAATGCTCTAAAAGAGTTGAGGGAATTAAGAGAATTTTTTGATTTAGAAGTTGAGCCAGTAGGTTGTGCATTTAGCCATCATTTTCTACCGAGTAAACTAATTGTACGCTGTAACGAAGTCATAGAGGAAACGCGCCTTATTTCGTCAATTTTGTTAGAGGAAGGGATACGTGTGTCTCCGTCCTATATTATGAGGCAACGGAACAATCCTACTATTCCTCTCAGAGCAATTAAGTTATTACAGGACTGGTTCGGTGATATTTTGCCAATTTCAAATCAACCGGATATTGATCAAATTTCACTTTTTCCAGAAATAGAGCCTAGAGCTATTACTCTAAAGGATTGGATGGATGGGCTAAGAAGGTTATCTTCTCACCGTCGGGGTGAATTTAGACAAAGACTTCGTAGAGAGCTTTCACCAGAAAAATTGGATGAATTAAATCAAATATTATATGAGTCACTTTTAGAAAATAGACAAAGCCCTTATGCACTTAAATCACAGCAGTTGCCAAGGAAAATTCGTACAGCAGTTAATTATTTAGATTCTTTTTTTTCTAACTCAGTTCAATATCTAGGTCCATTACGAGACGAGCCAAAACCTTTATATCCGTTAGCTCCCACTGTTGATCCTTCTGATATTGGATTGCGCGGAGAATATACAGCCGCAGTCTTCGATCGTTACAAGGAAAAGCGAATTACTTATATCCCTACTACCTGCTTCCCAGAGCCAAAAGGTGGACAACCTCTAAAAGAAGAATACCAAACTCGAACTCTCAAGACTGCTGTACTAGATTGGTTGAGGTATCTGGAAGTTGCAGAAGATTTGCAAACAAAAGATATGGGTAAGCTTGGTCATGAGTTAAAAGTCACTCTACCTGGCTTAGGAAAAGAGCAAGATTTAATGCATGTCGGTGTTGGTGTCAGTCAAGTTTTACCAATTTTAGTAATGTGTCTTTTAGCTGACGAAGATACTACCTTAATTTTCGAGCAGCCAGAGCTTCACCTACATCCCCTGGTCCAAACTCGTCTAGCAGATTTTTTCTTGTCAATGGCACTTCTAGGTAAGCAATGTATCATTGAGACTCACAGTGAGTACTTAATTAATCGATTACGGTTTAGAGTTGCCTCTGATATCACTTCAGAGCCTAGAGATACTTTAGCCGAGCAAATCAAGATTTACTTTGCTGAAAAAGTTAAGGGAGCATCCAAATACTGTGAAGTAACAGTCAATAAGTACGGGGCGATCGTTGACTGGCCAAAAGGCTTCTTTGATCAGTCCCAACGTGAAGCAGAAGAAATTTTGAGGGCTTCGATGGCTAAGCGTAAACAAGAACGCCAGAAGAAGCAGGAGCAACTAGGGGAAAAGCCTGATGCCTGAAGCACTGAATGTCATCGTTGACCCTCATCTTATAGCTTTGCCAGATCCGTGCAATTCAGTAAAAGACTTAGAACTGTTTGTAGAAAACCTCCTTGCATGGGCTAAAGCATTAGATCAGGAAGATATCAAAATTTTGCTGGCTCAAAGTTGCTTAGAGTCACTATATGCCGATGGCTTTTATCCGTATGATGACTACAAATTACGAACACTCCTGAACACTTACACAATCGATGACGAACCCATTGCTGATGAAGATACTGTTGCCCTCGTTTTGCGGCGTTTGCTCGATCAAACACCTTTTTTAGAAGAGTTCATTGGCATTTCTGTCATCTTGTGCGATGAAGATAAAACAACCATTGCACCCGAGCATTTTCTCAACCGACTAGGAGCGAACACTGCTCAAGCTCTAAGAGAAAGCTTGATCATGTTAATGCTTTGGCATCAAAACATTAGCCTAACGTCGTCAATCCAAGGATGTGTGTTTGCCACAGGACGGGGTGAGACACTTGAACAGCAAAACACATTGTTAGTTGTTTCAGAAGTTGTAGACATAAGTTGTGACGAGAACTCACCTATCTCCTATGAACTTCCCCATGTCGTTAATGGCAGCTTCCATATTTGTGTTGGCGATGAGGATCTGCTTCAAAATATTCTGGGATATACAGTACTAGACCTTTGGAATCCCCAGGATGAGCAGTTGCCCTGCTACGTTACAACGGCAGGAAAAAATCTTTTAGCAGAGTGGTTAAACTCCCTGATTGACTTGCAGGCTCAGAAAATTATTCAAGCTCGTCTCACCCAGGTTAAGCGAGGCACCTTGGGGGATCACAAATCGATTGGTGAAGGGGTGTATGAGCTGAGAATCCGCTACGGTCCTGCTTACCGAGTTTATTTCGGTTACGTGACAACAACTCAAATTCTGCTGCTTTGTGGAGGAGACAAAAGCACTCAGCCAGAAGACATTAGCAAAGCAAAACAGTATTGGAAAGCGTATAAGCAGCAATGATTAAGGTAAACTGGCGCGATCGCATTCTTGAACAATTCACTCCCCACGCTGCCCGTCTTGCCCTGGTTGCTGACCCAGATAATTTGCTGACGGAAGAAGATATAGCGCAAAAAATCCAGACTAGAGGCTTTGAAACGCTGCTCTACGAAGACTCTATCTCTTTCCGTTTTATCTATGAGTCCAGATACCGATCCCGGTGGCAAGACGGTAGTCTCAGTGACCTAATTGTGATTGTGCCATCCCAGCCTAGTGAGCTTGAATCCTTACCGTTCGATTTACTGAAAGAGAGTGATCGTAGGCTTAGCTTTAGCTTGAACGAACTTTTTCCAAACCTTAGCTATCCAGTTCTTAGCACGCTTGATCGAAACCTGCTTGACCCTCTATACGCAGCGATCCTGGAGCATCAACCCGATCACTTAAATGACATTGAAACTCAAGATTTTATCCTTTGCCACGTTTTCCGCATTGTTTCCGAATCGATTAAAGAAGACTCAGACCTACTCCATTGCTTGCTTCGATTACATTACAAAGAGCAGCGTCTACCTGATCTCTTGAGTGATCGATTAATCACGATTCTGTGCCAGAAACCACAATTTCAGAAATTTCCACTGAAGGCGATCGTGCCAAACCGTCCAGTTTTTTTACAGTTTCTTCAAGAAAACTGGAATAGCTTTGCCCAACAGCAAATTCTCAGATCCTTGCCAGACAGTTTAGCTTCGGAACTAAGTACATCCTATGGTGAGGTTGTCGAAACTTTCCTACCTTTTGACCATAAGGACGTTTGGGCGTTCATGGACAATCTGTTCCGTGAAGGCTATTTGAAACCTGCCAATCCCATGTCGTTAGGATTTCCTGGCTTTGAGCCTAAGTCCAACGATTTGTTCAGAATTGGCTTGTATATTGATTCTCTTGCTAACCAGAAATATCGATTCAGCAAACTTCTCCAACTGATTAACGAATCAGTTCCTAACAACAATGCCCACCACAGAGAATGGTTTTCTGTTGCTTACCGTTGGGCTGAGCTGTTAGTTCTTTGGCACCAAATCAATATGAATGAGGAGCCAGAATTGATATCCGAATTCTATGACATCCAGAAAGAGTTGGATACTGCATTTCTGAATTGGGTTCAAGAGCGGTATAACACGCTCCACTACCAATCACCCACCAATCCTGCAATGCTTCACCACTTGCCTCTGTTCCTGGCGAGGCACATTTACCCACAAAACAAACAAAAAGTTGCTTTGGTCTTGATGGATGGCTTGGCTTTAGATCAATGGCTGATCATTCGTAAAGGATTAGCTGAACAAAAGCCACAATGGCGATTTCAGGAAGAAGCGGTCTTTGCCTTGATTCCCACTATCACTTCAGTTTCACGGCAAGCTGTTTTTGCAGGAAAGACTCCAATCGGTTTTGCTAACAGTATTCAAGCCAATAATAAAGAGTCTTCCTTGTGGCAGCAGTTCTGGATAGACCAAGGCTTTAAAGCCGGGCAAGTCGGCTACAAGGCGGGCTTAAGAGATGAGCAACATCTAGAAAAAGCTGAAGAACTGATATCGCACCCTGCTATGCGCATTCTAGGTTTAGTAGTTCCTAAGGTCGATCGCATTAGCCACAGCAAAGAGTCATATACCCCTAGTATGCATGAGCAAATTCGTCCTTGGGTGCAACAAGGTTTCCTGACAAGAATGTTGAACAGCCTGCTTGAAAATAACTTCCAAGTATTCCTGACTGCCGACCACGGCAATATTGAAGCAACAGGCATTGGACGACCATCCGAAGGGGCTATCGCAGAGTATCGGGGAGAACGAGTCAGAATCTACTCTGAGACAGCACTTAGAGCTAAGGTGAAAGAAAGATTTCCAACTGCTATTGCATGGGACTCACCCATCCTTCCACCTAACTATCTACCCTTATTAGCGCCCAATCGCTCAGCTTTTATTGAGGACGAAAAAATAGTAGCGCATGGGGGCATTTCTATGGAAGAATTAATAGTCCCTTTTGTCCAAATTAGGCAATAATCTTGGGATGACAAAGCAAGTTGGGTTTAGCATTCGGGTCAGAGTAGAATGGCTAGAGCAGACAGCCATGCTCTATTTAGCTGGCAAAACGCGAGATGAAATCAAACTTGTCCTAGAAGAGAGTCTTGCAGATAAGCTTGCAGGTAGTGGCCAGGCAAACCGTGGTAGCCGCCAAAAGGCAATTTCGATACTTTTAAAGACTTGGGTTGCTGTTCCCCAAAAACTCAAACCTCTTAGAGACGAAGGTTTAGAGCTGATAAAGAACTTACCCTCAAATGAGCATTTGGTACTTCATTGGGGTATGACAATGGCTGCATACCCTTTCTTTGGAACAGTTGCTGAGATAACAGGCAGACTTCTTAGGCTCCAAGGATACGTATCTACAACTCAAGTCCTTAGACGAACCTGTGAATTAATGGGAGAACGTGAAACTGTAGCACGAGCAACAAGACGAGTTATCCGGTGCTTTGTTGACTGGGGTGTTCTCGAAGATACGGAAGAAACCGGGGTGTGCCGAGCAACTTCCTCTCTCGCTTTAGCAGATACTAAGCTTGCAGCATGGCTAATTGAAGCAGCCTTAGTTGCTAGTGGATCTAACTCGAAAGCATTAAAGGCGATCGCAGACACTCCAGCCCTTTTTCCTTTTGTGGTCGGCACCCTCAATACTATCGAATTGGAAGAAAATTCTCGATTAGAGCTTTTTCGACATGGTTTAGACGAACACGTAGTCAGCCTGCGTCAAGTAGCCGTATAAGAAATTTTATAGAAACGGGTAGGAAGTTATAGGGTCCGTCATCAATTCCTCGCGAAAAGCTTGAGACACGAACATTACCGAGTTGCCTAATGAACAGGCTAGGGGCTGTAACTCTAGAGTTACAGCCCCTAACTAATGATACGCCTTGGCAAAGAAGTTTAAATTCCTCTTCTGAGAATTAGAAGTATTAATTTATAGTGAGAGTAAGAATTATCCGTTATATTTCTAATGCTTCAAGAGCCTATAGAAGAGTCTAAACGCTCACAAATAGAGTTACCCTCCTCAGATGGTCTAGCAAGCAAACCGCCCTCCGCAAAACTTGGTCCGTTTCTGCTAGATTCAGAAGTCTCATTAGAAAATTTGGAGAGCCTTACTAGCGAAGACTTGAATAAATATCAAACACTTCTTGCAATTAAACGTGAGCTAGTTTCTATAGAAGAACTTAAAAAAAATAGCCAAATTCAACGAGAAGAATATCAAAAAGATAAAGAGCTTGAGAGGGAGAGAATTAGGAAAGAGAGGGAGACTTTACAAGCACAAAGAGAAGCGAATTTAGCAGCATTACGTACGCAAAGGCTATTTAAGAGAAGTATAGGCTTAGTTTCCTTTTTAGCAGGCTTATACTTAACCATTACAAGCAATGCTTTTGGTCCAGTAGTGATGGGAGCGGGATTGGTAGCTGCTGATATCCCCATTGGTCAAGCTGCTACCGTTGTTAATTCACATGGACTAGCAGTAAGAAATAGAAATTTAGATTCAAGCAAGGATGAAGATTTAGCTGAATAAAGTGCTCAAAGAGCAATTAGTAGTAATCAAAAAACAGTAAGTAAAGGTTAAGGTCGGGTTGAGGATGTGGTGTAGAAGAAGTCAAAGATAATCATTTTATAATGCCGCTCATATTGCTTTGAAGCTTAGTCTTCATTAGAGCTAAAAGATCTTATACTGCTCACTCTTTTACCAAAAGCTGTAAATTCTCTAATTAATTCAAGGGTTAAAAATCCACTCACCCCGGCAATGAAGAAGATCACTTGTTCAGCACCTCGTGATAAATTATTGCTTGAGGATTCACTCTTTACTTCTACAAAAACAAGTGAAAAGCAAGCAAGCAAAGGTGCAATACAACCAGTAAGCAGAATTATTTTGTAAATTCTACGAAGATGGTTGTCTTGTCTTTGCATCTGAATATATTCTTGTTTCCTATTCTGTTCTTCCCTAAACTTGAGGAGTTCCGTTTTTTCTTTGCTGTTTCTAATAAGTGTTTGTAATAATAAAATTTCCCTGTCTCTGTTGGCAGAAATAGTCTGTACAAGACTATTTACCTCACGCTCTTTTCCCGGAAGAAGTTTTCGAATAAGGGATACTTCTTCTTCTCGACTGCGATATATTTCTCTACTTAAAGCACTGATTTGCTCATTCTCATCAGAATCATGCTTCTCTTGTTTCGCTGTCAACTCTTGAGATTGAAATTCCTTATTCTGCTTACCATCAGCAAATCCTATAAGGCGAGAAGGTGTATCAGAAGGTATACCTTTTGATCGTATAACGGGTAAGGGTCTCGTATTCCTAGAGAGGGGGCTTAAATTTGTACCCCTTTGTCCAATTGAATACTCAAGAGAACTCGAATTATCTTGAGTAGGCTGTTTGGAAGAATCTTCAAAGTCTACATCGTCAGACTTCTTGGATAATTGAGAATCATCAAGCTTTTTAGATGATTCAAATTTTTCTTGCTCTATTTCGTTCCCAAATTCAGCTTTAAGAAAATTTTCCCAGAATTCTCCTTGTTCCCAGAATTCTCCTTGAATAGTATTTAGACTGTTATCAAGATCATCTTTTGAAGCACCAATCTCCCCTGTTTCTGTGTTGGAGGGA contains these protein-coding regions:
- a CDS encoding DUF6079 family protein — encoded protein: MRYGDLIQFEPIETVVQLRDADRLQEAKRLVSTYVISDEMAEKLAVTLFPNLRLDGHDSKGVLIVGNYGTGKSHLMSVISAIAEHSDLAKALPNSSIAEAATTIAGKFQVVRAEIGTTKMSLRDILVSVLEEYLDKLGIPHNFPSIEEVVNTKPAFEEMMGKFNNHPEYRDKGLLLVVDELLDYLGSRTDQELNLDLSFLREIGEVCKYLPFRFIAGLQERLFDNDRFSFVAGAIRRVKDRFDQVLIATRDIKFVVAERLLKKNAEQKVKIREHLARFAKFYGNMNEQMEEYVDLFPIHPEYINVFNRIAFIEKREVLRTLSLAMRRKLDDVIHEDEPGLISYDQYWTVIKENAAFKTIPEIREVVECSAKLEGLVESSYPSKASKQFAKKIIYGLSLYRLAVGDIEAPVGLTAEALRDGLCLYEPGVEDMSDEPADDLRGEVETALRLISTTVNGQFISATDRDSRGVPSGQFYLDIKKTTDYDAQINKRAESLDGSKLDQAYFRALAQILYLSDRYYPGTHLAWEYELEWRSHHASRIGYMFFGTPSQRSTAQPPRDFYIFFLQPFSELPKLSKPEASDVFFELGRRDETFDTALNWYAAALDLEATSSGKAKETYASKAAGYLRNLVRWLETNITTAFKVTYRGQTKPLPEWIKGKLTTGGTRAGVRDIVNTAASVCLEDHFRQLAPDYPGFSVLITNENRPQAAQDALRWMRGATQTKQATAVLDALELLDGDRLTPSRSKYTNYILELLRNKGQGQVLNRSELIQDEFGIEFMIRYRLEPEWIVVLLAVLVYNGDVVLSVPGKKYDAGNLDSLITAPISELVNFKHIEQPKDWNVPVLKAVFELVGLEPGKAVLVTQTGTEAEAIVAQQFQPRLSELVARIVNARQHLPNLAIWGQALIPDERLRTAYQTTLNETKAFLESLQAYNTPAKLKNLRLDPSELDRQQRGVDTLRQVEYLLELLTNLREPTNYLSQASMALPESHPWVVDVRQFRNQLVMELQDPEHREASAFQQSTRQKITELKREYIRTYATLHSRGRLGVAEARQRARLVQDERWKMLYRLKEIDVMPVQQLHDYQQRLNRLQECSQLTEQDLQSTPTCPHCQFRPASEDVQAPVSLRLEQMEAELDQLVASWTKSLLDNLNSTVAQESIRLLPEDQQHAVTAFVESGELPDLTPDFIHALQEALSGLEKVVVQLEEMRSALLEGGSPITPEELKNRFRDYLNGKIRGLDSTKVRIVLE
- a CDS encoding DNA methyltransferase, translated to MTESAKQLSISEPDESAKIQEPVECLGKTFENDEARRAYFLEKLREKLKDPEFRAIEGFPIGEDEDILALSDPPYYTACPNPFLEDFIRCYGKPYDPETSHYHREPLAADISEGKTDSLYTAHSYHTKVPHKAIMRYILHYTEPGDIVLDGFSGSGLTGVAAQMCGSPDQEFKREIETEREAANLPPVKWGSRRAVLNDIGIAATFIGANYNLPFDVEAFEREAKRILRELKDEIGWMYETLHTDGKTKGQINYTVWSEVFSCPNCSEQIVFLKEALDLITKRVHETFSCPHCSARLNKDNLQRFIETLIDPATHEPWQRIRLIPVLVNYSVGKNKFEKEVDSFDLETLREIERLELPSTVPTNRFPIERMYHGSRLAPKGFTHVHHLFLPPAIQSLGVLWKKAITFRDPRLRNMLFYLIEQALWTMSVCNAYRPTGFSQVSQYMKGIYYVPSQHSEVSPWYVLNGKLNRLVKAFKVFQANTAHVTANASTTAKLNIPDNSIDYIFTDPPFGENIFYADLNLLVESWHKVATNTRTEAIIDKPKQKDLSDYQQLMQRCFEQYYRVLKPGRWMTMVFHNSKNAVWNAIQEAMLSAGFVVSTVRTLNKQQGSYRQVTSSAPKEDLVVSAYKPNGGLESRFKLEAGTEEGVWDFVRTHLGQLPVMPILNDCAEPVSERTSQMLYDQMVAFHVQRGVMIPLSAAEFYAGVEQRFEPRNGMYFLPEQALEYDRKRHTVREFLQLELLVTDEESAIQWVRQQLTRKPQTLQELTPKFMKEGQRSWAKHERLFELRELLEDNFPCYKGNEPIPPQIVSWLKESSIYREIINGLETEHLTDAGLDTQNSVLLNAAVERWYVPNPDRARDLELIRDQKLLREFEQYRQSNQRKLKQFRTEAIRAGFKKCWQERTEEGYQTIVDIAHKIPETILQEDPKLFRFYNQAVTRLGGI
- a CDS encoding AAA family ATPase, giving the protein MLTKWKLFNFKSVQKETELALAPLTIFAGPNSSGKSTWIQSILLISQTVASKVQSPAAVVLNGYLTKLGQFDDLKSYGSGANQILIGWECEPRKPQFSSLSEESEIGLARAVSLGDMPERILGEIYFDADSSNSDKDLTQLQPRLFQYTMSCNSKDEDAINSISTFSVGLLSKPLAQKVQDLNVSPADIEAARSALECEIKLNENALKELRELREFFDLEVEPVGCAFSHHFLPSKLIVRCNEVIEETRLISSILLEEGIRVSPSYIMRQRNNPTIPLRAIKLLQDWFGDILPISNQPDIDQISLFPEIEPRAITLKDWMDGLRRLSSHRRGEFRQRLRRELSPEKLDELNQILYESLLENRQSPYALKSQQLPRKIRTAVNYLDSFFSNSVQYLGPLRDEPKPLYPLAPTVDPSDIGLRGEYTAAVFDRYKEKRITYIPTTCFPEPKGGQPLKEEYQTRTLKTAVLDWLRYLEVAEDLQTKDMGKLGHELKVTLPGLGKEQDLMHVGVGVSQVLPILVMCLLADEDTTLIFEQPELHLHPLVQTRLADFFLSMALLGKQCIIETHSEYLINRLRFRVASDITSEPRDTLAEQIKIYFAEKVKGASKYCEVTVNKYGAIVDWPKGFFDQSQREAEEILRASMAKRKQERQKKQEQLGEKPDA
- a CDS encoding type II toxin-antitoxin system RelE/ParE family toxin: MPEALNVIVDPHLIALPDPCNSVKDLELFVENLLAWAKALDQEDIKILLAQSCLESLYADGFYPYDDYKLRTLLNTYTIDDEPIADEDTVALVLRRLLDQTPFLEEFIGISVILCDEDKTTIAPEHFLNRLGANTAQALRESLIMLMLWHQNISLTSSIQGCVFATGRGETLEQQNTLLVVSEVVDISCDENSPISYELPHVVNGSFHICVGDEDLLQNILGYTVLDLWNPQDEQLPCYVTTAGKNLLAEWLNSLIDLQAQKIIQARLTQVKRGTLGDHKSIGEGVYELRIRYGPAYRVYFGYVTTTQILLLCGGDKSTQPEDISKAKQYWKAYKQQ